In Paralcaligenes sp. KSB-10, the following are encoded in one genomic region:
- the urtD gene encoding urea ABC transporter ATP-binding protein UrtD, translating to MSGARPQAGAVLDGEAGGEASYGRVASADVDTRHGAILYLDDITVSFDGFKALNNLSLDISVGELRCIIGPNGAGKTTMMDVITGKTRPTAGTAFFGQNIDLTKFSEAEIAHAGIGRKFQRPTVFENHTVFENLELAMKTDKRVKPTLFSRLSGEQADAIGSTLELIRLGQEVWRPAGLLSHGQKQWLEIGMLLMQEPQLLLLDEPVAGMTDAETERTGELLNELRGRHSLMVVEHDMDFVASIAGAGKVTVLHEGSVLAEGTMAQVQADQRVIEVYLGR from the coding sequence ATGTCGGGGGCTCGGCCACAAGCCGGTGCGGTGCTTGATGGCGAGGCGGGCGGCGAAGCCTCGTACGGCCGGGTTGCTTCGGCGGACGTCGACACCCGCCATGGCGCCATTCTCTATCTGGATGACATCACGGTCAGCTTCGATGGTTTCAAGGCCTTGAACAATCTCAGCCTGGATATCAGCGTAGGCGAATTGCGCTGCATTATCGGTCCGAACGGCGCGGGCAAGACCACCATGATGGATGTCATTACCGGCAAGACCCGGCCCACGGCCGGCACGGCCTTTTTCGGGCAAAACATCGATCTGACAAAATTCAGCGAGGCCGAGATCGCACATGCCGGCATAGGCCGGAAATTCCAGCGGCCCACGGTGTTCGAGAATCACACGGTATTCGAGAATCTGGAACTGGCCATGAAAACCGACAAACGGGTCAAGCCGACATTGTTTTCGAGATTGAGCGGCGAACAGGCCGATGCCATTGGCTCGACCCTGGAGTTGATTCGCCTGGGGCAGGAAGTGTGGCGACCCGCCGGCCTGCTGTCTCATGGGCAGAAGCAGTGGCTGGAGATCGGCATGCTGCTGATGCAGGAGCCGCAATTGCTGTTGCTGGACGAGCCGGTTGCGGGCATGACCGATGCCGAGACCGAACGTACCGGCGAGTTGCTGAACGAGCTGCGCGGCCGTCATTCCTTGATGGTGGTGGAGCACGATATGGACTTTGTGGCGAGCATCGCGGGGGCCGGAAAAGTGACGGTGCTGCATGAAGGATCGGTTCTGGCGGAAGGTACCATGGCGCAGGTTCAGGCCGACCAGCGCGTTATTGAAGTCTACCTGGGGCGCTGA
- the urtC gene encoding urea ABC transporter permease subunit UrtC, producing MIAANSLGPAGFLSRRSLFSPAAWTGLLVAVIALALLPALNLALPASHPLHVSSYTVALLGKFMCYALAALALDLVWGYAGILSLGHGLFFALGGYAQGMYLMRAIGHDGVYQSNLPDFMVFLDWKSYPWYWAFTDHFWYAMLLVMLVPGVLAFVFGYFAFRSRIKGVYFSIITQALTFAAMLLFFRNDTGFGGNNGFTDFKRILGFDITAPGTRAVLFWVTLAALAGSLVFARAITQSKLGRVLTAVRDSESRLRFIGYDPLGFKLFVWTVSAVMCGIAGALYVPQVGIINPGEMSTESSIEMVIWVATGGRGTLIGPILGAGVVNGLKTWFTSVFPEFWLYALGLIFVLTTLFLPQGMVGLARQVAARRSGSKA from the coding sequence ATGATCGCCGCCAATTCACTGGGCCCGGCCGGATTCTTGTCGCGCCGGAGCCTGTTTTCACCCGCCGCCTGGACGGGATTGTTGGTTGCCGTCATTGCGCTGGCCCTGCTGCCCGCGCTCAATCTGGCGCTTCCGGCAAGCCATCCATTGCATGTATCGTCGTATACCGTGGCCTTGCTTGGCAAATTCATGTGCTACGCCCTGGCCGCGCTGGCCCTGGATCTGGTCTGGGGCTACGCCGGGATACTGTCGCTGGGCCATGGCCTGTTTTTTGCGCTGGGAGGATACGCCCAGGGCATGTACCTGATGCGGGCCATTGGCCATGACGGCGTCTACCAAAGCAATTTGCCGGATTTCATGGTGTTCCTGGACTGGAAATCCTATCCCTGGTACTGGGCGTTTACCGATCATTTCTGGTACGCGATGCTGCTGGTTATGCTGGTGCCCGGTGTACTGGCATTTGTCTTTGGCTATTTTGCATTCCGCTCGCGCATCAAGGGTGTGTATTTTTCAATCATTACCCAGGCCTTGACGTTTGCCGCAATGCTGCTGTTCTTTCGCAACGATACGGGTTTCGGGGGCAATAACGGCTTTACCGACTTCAAGCGCATCCTGGGTTTCGACATCACGGCACCGGGCACGCGCGCGGTGCTTTTCTGGGTCACGCTGGCGGCGCTGGCCGGCTCGCTGGTTTTTGCCCGCGCGATCACTCAATCCAAGCTGGGCCGTGTGCTGACGGCGGTGCGCGATTCCGAAAGCCGCCTGCGATTCATCGGCTACGACCCGCTGGGTTTCAAGCTGTTCGTGTGGACGGTGTCGGCGGTAATGTGCGGTATTGCCGGGGCGCTTTACGTGCCTCAAGTCGGGATCATCAATCCGGGCGAAATGTCGACCGAGTCGTCGATTGAAATGGTGATCTGGGTGGCGACCGGTGGCCGCGGCACGCTGATCGGTCCGATCCTGGGGGCGGGCGTGGTCAATGGCCTGAAGACCTGGTTCACCAGCGTGTTTCCCGAGTTCTGGCTCTATGCGCTGGGCCTGATTTTCGTATTGACCACTTTGTTTCTGCCGCAGGGCATGGTGGGTCTGGCGCGCCAGGTGGCTGCCCGACGTTCAGGGAGTAAAGCATGA
- the urtB gene encoding urea ABC transporter permease subunit UrtB encodes MGMAAFLNVWRRIILALLMLATAPVAFAAGERGIDPGLLASLASGDTGARLQAISRLGQLPDPLAARVLEALDSENLYATPQGRVLIMGKDKRALDPATGQKEALPTDADAVTINNRLRRAIDGALAVSRLFSPDPAARLAAAKRMQQSSDVTRLALLAQALAKETDARVRSALQIAQANLEIKSTDAALRMHAVTTLGDTNNAEFRPVLASMLGKDASGAYLEPDAGVRSAVTVALKHIDRHLATIEWAGNLFYGISLGSVLLLASLGLAITFGLMGVINMAHGELLMIGAYATYVVQWVFRQFAPGWMDWYVLVALPVAFVVTALVGMALERTVIRWLYGRPLETLLATWGISLILMQTVRTLFGAQNVEVSNPSWMSGGITVLGGLVLSHNRLVIIVFAMLVVFLVWLLLNHTRLGLFVRAITQNRSMADCVGVPTGRIDMLAFGLGSGIAGLAGVALSQLGNVGPDLGRGYLVDSFMVVVTGGVGQLAGTVIAAMGLGGVNKFLEPYAGAVMAKIVILVLIVLFVQKRPQGLFAPRGRSVE; translated from the coding sequence ATGGGCATGGCTGCATTTTTGAATGTCTGGCGCCGGATCATTCTGGCGTTGCTGATGCTCGCGACCGCCCCGGTCGCGTTTGCGGCAGGCGAACGCGGCATCGATCCGGGGTTGCTTGCATCCCTGGCGAGCGGCGATACCGGGGCCAGGCTGCAGGCCATTTCCCGGTTGGGCCAATTGCCCGACCCCCTTGCGGCCAGGGTGCTGGAGGCCCTGGATAGCGAAAATCTGTATGCCACGCCGCAGGGGCGCGTTCTGATCATGGGCAAGGACAAACGCGCTCTTGATCCGGCAACGGGACAAAAAGAGGCCCTGCCCACCGATGCCGATGCGGTCACCATCAACAACAGGCTGCGGCGCGCGATCGACGGTGCCTTGGCCGTTTCGCGGCTATTCTCACCGGACCCGGCGGCGCGTCTGGCGGCCGCAAAACGCATGCAGCAAAGCAGCGATGTCACGCGGTTAGCGCTGCTTGCGCAGGCGCTGGCAAAGGAAACGGATGCGCGGGTTCGCAGCGCGCTGCAGATTGCGCAGGCCAATCTGGAGATCAAGAGCACCGACGCCGCATTGCGCATGCATGCGGTAACGACGCTGGGCGATACGAACAATGCCGAATTCCGGCCAGTGCTGGCGAGCATGCTGGGCAAGGACGCCAGCGGCGCTTACCTCGAACCGGATGCGGGCGTGAGGTCTGCCGTCACGGTGGCGCTCAAGCATATCGACCGCCATCTGGCCACTATCGAATGGGCCGGCAATCTTTTTTATGGGATCAGCCTGGGCAGCGTCCTGCTGCTGGCCTCTCTTGGCCTGGCCATCACCTTCGGCCTGATGGGCGTGATCAATATGGCGCACGGCGAACTGCTCATGATAGGCGCCTATGCCACGTACGTCGTGCAATGGGTCTTCCGGCAGTTCGCGCCAGGGTGGATGGACTGGTATGTGCTTGTGGCGCTGCCGGTCGCCTTCGTCGTCACAGCCCTGGTCGGCATGGCGCTGGAGCGCACCGTGATTCGATGGCTGTACGGCCGCCCGCTGGAAACCCTGCTCGCGACATGGGGCATCAGCCTGATCCTGATGCAGACGGTCCGAACCCTGTTCGGCGCGCAGAACGTCGAGGTCAGCAACCCGTCGTGGATGTCCGGCGGAATCACGGTGCTCGGCGGGCTGGTGCTGAGCCACAACCGCCTCGTGATTATTGTGTTTGCCATGCTGGTGGTTTTCCTGGTGTGGCTCTTGCTCAACCATACGCGCCTGGGGCTGTTCGTGCGCGCCATCACTCAAAATCGCAGCATGGCGGATTGCGTCGGCGTGCCGACCGGCCGTATCGACATGCTGGCCTTCGGCCTGGGTTCGGGCATTGCGGGCCTGGCTGGCGTGGCCTTGTCTCAATTAGGGAATGTGGGCCCTGACCTGGGCCGCGGCTATCTGGTGGATTCATTCATGGTCGTGGTGACGGGCGGAGTGGGGCAGTTGGCGGGTACCGTCATCGCGGCCATGGGCCTGGGCGGCGTCAATAAGTTCCTGGAGCCGTATGCGGGCGCCGTCATGGCCAAGATCGTCATCCTGGTGCTGATCGTGCTGTTTGTCCAGAAGCGCCCGCAAGGGCTGTTCGCCCCGCGCGGAAGGAGTGTCGAATGA
- the urtA gene encoding urea ABC transporter substrate-binding protein, with amino-acid sequence MKRRLVLKQLTAVSLLALSGWMPQALAADTIKVGILHSLSGTMAISETSLKDVALMTIDEINAHGGVLGKKLEPVVVDPASNWPLFAEKARQLLSQDKVAVVFGCWTSVSRKSVLPVFKELNGLLFYPVQYEGEEMERNVFYTGAAPNQQAIPAVEYLMSEDGGGAKRFVLLGTDYVYPRTTNKILRAFLHSKGVKDSDIDEVYTPFGHSDYQTIVANIKKFATGGKTAVISTINGDSNVPFYKELGNAGLKATDVPVVAFSVGEEELRGVDAKPLVGHLAAWNYFESIKNPVNAEFIKKWKAYAKARNLPNAETVVTNDPMEATYIGIHMWKQAVEKAGSTDVDKVIAAMGGQQFNAPDGFTVEMDKTNHHLHKPVYIGEIKADGQFNIVWKTKGPIRAQPWSPYIPGNESKQGL; translated from the coding sequence ATGAAACGTAGACTGGTACTTAAACAACTGACGGCTGTCAGCCTGCTTGCCTTGTCCGGCTGGATGCCGCAAGCTCTGGCCGCCGACACGATCAAGGTGGGTATTCTCCACTCGCTGTCGGGCACCATGGCCATTTCCGAAACGTCCTTGAAAGACGTGGCCCTGATGACGATAGACGAAATCAATGCCCATGGGGGCGTGCTGGGCAAAAAGCTGGAGCCCGTGGTCGTGGACCCGGCGTCGAACTGGCCCTTGTTTGCCGAGAAGGCGCGCCAGTTACTGAGCCAGGATAAAGTGGCCGTGGTTTTTGGCTGCTGGACTTCGGTATCGCGCAAATCGGTACTGCCGGTGTTCAAGGAACTGAACGGCCTGCTGTTTTACCCCGTGCAGTACGAAGGCGAAGAAATGGAACGCAATGTGTTCTATACCGGCGCGGCACCCAACCAGCAGGCGATTCCGGCCGTGGAATACCTGATGAGCGAAGATGGCGGAGGCGCCAAGCGTTTCGTGCTGTTGGGCACGGATTATGTGTATCCGCGAACCACCAACAAAATCCTGCGCGCCTTCCTGCATTCCAAGGGCGTCAAGGACAGCGATATCGACGAGGTCTACACGCCGTTCGGTCATTCCGACTATCAGACCATCGTGGCAAATATCAAGAAGTTTGCCACTGGCGGAAAGACCGCGGTGATCTCGACCATCAACGGTGATTCCAATGTGCCCTTCTATAAAGAGCTGGGCAACGCCGGCCTGAAAGCGACCGATGTGCCTGTGGTGGCGTTTTCGGTCGGCGAGGAAGAGCTGCGCGGCGTGGATGCCAAGCCTTTGGTGGGCCATCTGGCAGCGTGGAACTACTTCGAGTCGATCAAGAATCCGGTGAACGCGGAATTCATCAAGAAGTGGAAAGCCTATGCCAAGGCCAGGAATTTGCCGAATGCCGAGACCGTGGTGACCAATGATCCTATGGAAGCAACCTATATCGGTATCCATATGTGGAAGCAGGCCGTCGAAAAGGCGGGCTCCACGGATGTCGACAAAGTGATTGCGGCGATGGGCGGGCAGCAATTCAATGCGCCCGATGGCTTCACCGTCGAAATGGACAAGACCAATCATCACTTGCACAAACCTGTCTACATCGGCGAGATCAAGGCGGATGGCCAGTTCAATATCGTGTGGAAGACCAAAGGCCCGATTCGCGCTCAGCCCTGGAGTCCTTACATTCCAGGCAATGAAAGCAAGCAAGGTCTTTAA
- a CDS encoding heavy metal translocating P-type ATPase, protein MSSIQTPTQAAGSAASLSIQGMSCASCVGRVERALRSVPGVVSANVNLATERADIAFIGAPDIAAAVQAVESAGYESALVGGDNNTDEVDARHVAERSSLKRALIVAAVFALPVFLMEMGAHAVPAVHRLVEQTIGMQASWYIQFVLTSIVLFGPGLRFFQKGVPALLRGAPDMNALVAVGTAAAYAFSVVATFAPGLLPEGTVNVYYEAAAVIVALILLGRFLESRAKGRTSEAIGRLLGLQPKTACLLRNGVAVEVPVSEVRSGDQVEVRPGERIPVDGVVIGGASFVDESMISGEPIPVEKKAGAELVGGTVNQNGVLTFRVTQVGGDTVLSQIIRMVEQAQGSKLPIQAMVDRITIWFVPAVMAAALLTCLAWLLFGPSPALTFALVNAVAVLIIACPCAMGLATPTSIMVGTGRAAQMGVLFRKGEALQSLKDAKVLAVDKTGTLTKGKPELTDLVVAEGCERAWVLARVAAVETKSEHPIARAIVAAATAQNLALGAIDKFESLTGFGVRAEVDGERVEIGADRFMIQLGLDISPFATEADRLGEEGKTPLYAAINGRLAALIAVADTIKETTPQAIRALHKLGLKVAMVTGDNRRTAHAIARQLGIDDVVAEVLPGAKVDAVRRLKKQYGPVAYVGDGINDAPALAEADVGLAIGTGTDIAIEAADVVLMSGDLGGVPNAIALSRATIGNIRQNLFWAFAYNAALIPVAAGVLYPFNGTLLSPVFAAGAMALSSVFVLGNALRLRRFQPQHQA, encoded by the coding sequence ATGAGCTCCATCCAAACTCCCACCCAGGCGGCCGGCTCGGCTGCCAGTCTTTCGATTCAGGGCATGAGTTGCGCATCCTGTGTCGGACGCGTCGAGCGGGCGCTCAGGTCTGTACCCGGCGTTGTCAGCGCGAATGTCAATCTGGCCACCGAACGGGCCGATATCGCCTTTATCGGTGCGCCGGATATCGCTGCCGCGGTGCAGGCCGTCGAATCGGCCGGCTACGAGTCGGCGCTCGTCGGCGGCGACAATAACACCGATGAGGTGGATGCAAGGCATGTCGCCGAGAGGTCGTCGCTAAAACGCGCCTTGATCGTTGCCGCCGTATTTGCCCTGCCGGTGTTCCTGATGGAGATGGGAGCGCACGCGGTTCCCGCTGTGCATCGTCTTGTGGAGCAGACCATAGGCATGCAGGCGAGCTGGTACATTCAATTCGTATTGACCAGCATTGTGCTGTTCGGTCCCGGCTTGCGATTCTTCCAGAAGGGCGTACCCGCATTGCTGCGCGGAGCACCCGACATGAATGCGCTGGTCGCCGTGGGCACCGCTGCGGCCTACGCGTTTTCGGTGGTGGCGACCTTTGCACCCGGGCTGTTGCCTGAAGGCACTGTGAATGTGTATTACGAGGCTGCCGCCGTCATTGTCGCGCTGATCCTGCTGGGCCGTTTCCTTGAGTCGCGGGCCAAAGGCCGAACTTCCGAAGCGATCGGGCGCCTGCTTGGGCTGCAGCCCAAAACCGCGTGCCTGCTGCGTAACGGAGTCGCAGTAGAGGTGCCTGTCAGCGAGGTGCGCAGCGGCGATCAGGTCGAAGTACGTCCGGGTGAGCGCATTCCCGTGGACGGCGTGGTGATCGGCGGGGCGAGTTTTGTCGATGAATCCATGATCAGCGGCGAGCCGATTCCGGTCGAGAAAAAAGCCGGGGCCGAACTGGTCGGCGGCACGGTCAACCAGAATGGCGTGCTGACCTTCCGTGTCACTCAGGTTGGCGGCGATACTGTTTTGTCGCAGATCATACGCATGGTCGAGCAGGCCCAGGGCTCCAAGCTGCCTATCCAGGCCATGGTGGACCGCATCACCATATGGTTCGTTCCGGCCGTCATGGCCGCGGCGCTGCTCACTTGCCTGGCCTGGCTGCTATTCGGGCCCTCCCCGGCGCTGACCTTCGCATTAGTCAATGCGGTGGCCGTGCTTATCATTGCCTGCCCCTGCGCCATGGGCCTGGCCACTCCGACCTCGATCATGGTCGGCACCGGCCGCGCCGCCCAGATGGGGGTGTTGTTCCGCAAAGGCGAAGCGCTGCAATCGCTCAAGGATGCCAAGGTGCTTGCGGTCGACAAGACGGGCACCTTGACCAAGGGCAAGCCCGAGCTGACCGATCTCGTGGTGGCCGAGGGCTGCGAGCGGGCATGGGTGCTGGCTCGTGTTGCCGCTGTGGAAACCAAATCGGAACACCCCATTGCCCGCGCCATTGTTGCGGCGGCCACCGCGCAGAACCTGGCATTGGGCGCCATCGATAAATTCGAGTCCCTTACTGGCTTCGGCGTACGCGCCGAGGTGGATGGCGAGCGCGTCGAAATTGGCGCGGATCGCTTCATGATCCAGCTCGGCCTGGATATTTCGCCTTTTGCCACCGAGGCGGACCGTTTGGGTGAAGAGGGCAAGACGCCGCTGTATGCGGCCATCAATGGCCGCCTGGCCGCCCTGATTGCTGTTGCCGACACTATCAAAGAGACGACGCCTCAGGCGATTCGCGCCTTGCACAAGCTGGGGCTGAAAGTCGCGATGGTCACGGGGGACAATCGCCGCACGGCCCACGCCATTGCGCGCCAGCTCGGCATAGACGATGTGGTCGCCGAAGTGCTGCCGGGCGCCAAGGTCGATGCGGTCCGGCGCCTGAAAAAACAGTATGGCCCCGTTGCCTATGTCGGCGACGGCATCAATGATGCGCCGGCGCTGGCCGAGGCGGATGTCGGCCTGGCCATAGGCACCGGTACCGATATCGCTATCGAAGCGGCGGACGTGGTGCTGATGTCCGGCGACTTGGGCGGCGTGCCCAATGCCATTGCATTGTCCAGGGCCACCATCGGCAATATCCGGCAAAACCTGTTCTGGGCTTTCGCCTATAACGCGGCCCTGATTCCCGTGGCCGCGGGAGTGCTTTATCCGTTTAACGGCACATTGCTGTCGCCGGTTTTTGCCGCCGGCGCCATGGCGCTGTCCAGTGTGTTCGTTCTGGGCAATGCGCTGCGACTGCGGCGCTTTCAGCCGCAACACCAGGCCTGA
- the ada gene encoding bifunctional DNA-binding transcriptional regulator/O6-methylguanine-DNA methyltransferase Ada — translation MKTPSRTLPDGPGATERDPRWAAVVARDPAADGHFVYAVKTTGVYCRPSSLSRLPRPENVEFFDTPASAEAAGYRPSKRASADQSAVAAQHSAVVARACRQIETAETLPVLSELAQQAGMSAFHFHRVFKSVTGLTPKGYAAANRAQKVREELSGEGTITEAIYNAGFNSNSRFYEASDQVLGMRPKDYRAGGTNTDIRFAIGECSLGAILVAQSDRGVCAILLGDNPDALARDLQDQFPRANLIGGDADFERLIAQVVGFIEAPALGLDLPLDVRGTVFQERVWQALREIPVGATVSYADIARRIGMPKATRAVAQACGANHLAVAIPCHRVVRSDGALSGYRWGVERKRKLLSREAHSLLDLDIMGSSTLANK, via the coding sequence ATGAAAACACCGAGTCGTACGCTTCCGGATGGGCCAGGCGCCACCGAGCGGGATCCACGCTGGGCCGCTGTGGTGGCACGCGATCCGGCCGCCGACGGGCACTTCGTCTATGCGGTGAAAACTACCGGCGTGTATTGCCGGCCGAGCAGCCTCTCACGGCTGCCGCGCCCCGAGAACGTGGAGTTTTTCGATACCCCGGCCAGCGCCGAGGCGGCGGGCTATCGCCCCAGTAAACGGGCGAGCGCCGACCAGAGCGCGGTAGCCGCGCAACATTCGGCGGTCGTCGCCCGCGCCTGCAGGCAAATCGAAACAGCCGAAACCCTGCCTGTGCTGAGCGAGCTGGCGCAACAGGCGGGCATGAGCGCCTTTCACTTCCATCGGGTTTTCAAGTCCGTCACAGGATTGACGCCCAAAGGCTATGCCGCGGCCAACCGCGCCCAGAAGGTGCGCGAGGAACTGAGTGGGGAAGGCACCATCACCGAGGCGATCTACAACGCGGGGTTCAATTCGAACAGCCGTTTCTATGAGGCTTCTGATCAAGTCCTGGGCATGCGGCCCAAGGATTACCGGGCGGGAGGCACCAATACCGATATTCGTTTTGCCATTGGCGAGTGTTCGCTCGGTGCGATTCTGGTGGCGCAAAGCGACCGGGGTGTTTGCGCCATTCTGCTGGGAGACAACCCCGATGCGCTGGCCCGTGACTTGCAAGATCAGTTTCCGCGCGCCAACCTGATTGGCGGAGACGCCGATTTCGAGCGCTTGATCGCCCAGGTGGTGGGGTTCATCGAGGCGCCGGCGCTTGGGCTGGATCTGCCTCTCGATGTGCGCGGCACGGTTTTCCAGGAGCGTGTCTGGCAGGCGCTGCGCGAGATTCCCGTGGGCGCGACCGTCTCCTACGCCGATATTGCCAGGCGGATCGGGATGCCCAAAGCCACGCGAGCCGTTGCCCAGGCCTGCGGCGCCAACCATCTGGCCGTGGCCATTCCCTGTCATCGCGTGGTGCGCAGCGATGGCGCCCTGTCTGGCTATCGCTGGGGCGTGGAACGCAAGCGCAAGCTGTTGAGCCGGGAAGCTCACTCGCTGCTTGACCTTGACATCATGGGAAGCTCTACATTGGCCAATAAGTGA
- a CDS encoding PA4780 family RIO1-like protein kinase — protein MKTPKRILPLLEEGLVDEVMRQLMSGKEATVYVVRCGDDIRCAKVYKEATQRSFHQAVAYQEGRRVKNSRQARAMEKGTRYGRKMAEEVWQSAEVDALYRLAAAGVRVPAPYLCHEGVLLMELVTDADGNAAPRLNDVELNRERALELHAVLLQQVVLMLCAGVIHGDLSEFNILVDANGPVIIDLPQAVDAAGNSVASTMLERDVTNLANFFGAFAPELLGSQYGKEIWGLYQAGLLTPDTPLTGRVEASKEPADVAAVIREIELARHEEEERRRAQMEISA, from the coding sequence ATGAAAACACCAAAAAGAATCCTGCCCCTGCTGGAAGAAGGCCTGGTCGACGAAGTCATGCGCCAGTTGATGAGCGGCAAGGAAGCCACAGTCTATGTGGTGCGTTGCGGCGACGATATTCGTTGCGCCAAGGTGTACAAAGAGGCCACACAACGCAGCTTCCATCAAGCGGTAGCCTACCAGGAAGGCCGGCGGGTGAAAAATAGCCGGCAGGCGCGTGCCATGGAAAAAGGGACGCGATACGGACGGAAGATGGCCGAAGAGGTCTGGCAAAGTGCCGAAGTCGATGCCTTGTACCGATTGGCGGCTGCGGGCGTGCGCGTGCCGGCGCCGTATCTTTGTCACGAAGGCGTGTTGCTGATGGAGCTTGTAACCGATGCGGACGGCAATGCCGCGCCGCGCCTGAACGATGTGGAATTGAACCGCGAACGGGCGCTTGAACTGCACGCGGTGTTACTGCAGCAGGTGGTATTGATGCTGTGCGCCGGCGTAATTCACGGCGATTTGTCCGAATTCAACATTCTGGTCGATGCAAACGGCCCGGTCATCATCGATTTGCCGCAAGCCGTGGATGCCGCCGGCAATAGCGTTGCATCGACCATGCTGGAACGCGATGTGACGAACTTGGCTAACTTCTTCGGCGCCTTTGCGCCCGAGCTGCTGGGCAGCCAGTACGGCAAGGAAATCTGGGGCTTGTATCAGGCCGGTTTGCTCACGCCCGATACGCCCTTGACCGGCCGGGTCGAGGCGTCCAAAGAACCTGCCGATGTGGCGGCTGTGATCCGCGAGATCGAGCTGGCGCGTCACGAGGAAGAAGAGCGTCGCCGCGCTCAAATGGAGATATCGGCCTGA
- a CDS encoding IS110 family transposase, which translates to MKITTIGLDLAKSVFQVHGVNAQGHTVLTRQLRREQLSAFFAKLTPCLIGMEACASAHHWARLLRDQGHDVRLIAAQFVKPYVKSNKNDAADAQAICEAVTRPSMRFVAIKSVEQQAVLSLHRAREGFVKARSAAANQIRGLLAEFGLILPQGIAHVTRRVPALLESALARLPGPFVELIRTLVEHLRALDTQVQALERSIVHGHRANPVSQRLAQLPGIGPITASALAASVGDPRLFKNGRQLAAWLGLVPRQHSSGGKATLLGISKRGDGYLRKLLLLGAQSVLIRARAQADRTTWLGQLLVRRPLNVVAIALANKNARIAWALMAYDTPYDPGHTLSRAR; encoded by the coding sequence ATGAAGATTACAACGATTGGTCTTGATTTAGCAAAGTCCGTGTTTCAAGTTCACGGCGTGAATGCGCAAGGCCATACCGTCTTGACCCGGCAACTACGCCGCGAGCAGCTCAGCGCCTTCTTTGCGAAGCTGACACCGTGCCTCATCGGCATGGAGGCCTGCGCGAGCGCCCACCACTGGGCGCGGCTGCTGCGCGACCAGGGCCACGACGTGCGGCTGATCGCCGCGCAGTTCGTCAAACCTTACGTTAAATCCAACAAGAACGATGCCGCCGATGCGCAGGCGATCTGCGAGGCCGTCACCCGGCCCTCCATGCGCTTTGTCGCCATCAAATCGGTCGAGCAACAAGCGGTACTGAGCCTACACCGGGCCCGTGAAGGCTTCGTCAAGGCGCGCAGCGCCGCGGCCAATCAGATCCGCGGCCTGCTGGCCGAGTTCGGGTTGATCCTGCCCCAAGGCATCGCTCACGTCACCCGGCGGGTGCCGGCGTTGCTTGAGTCCGCGCTGGCGCGCCTGCCTGGCCCTTTCGTGGAACTCATCCGTACGCTGGTTGAACACCTGCGCGCGCTCGATACGCAGGTCCAGGCCCTGGAGCGATCGATCGTGCACGGGCATCGTGCCAATCCGGTCAGCCAGCGGTTAGCGCAGTTGCCCGGAATCGGGCCGATTACGGCCAGCGCCCTGGCCGCCAGCGTGGGCGATCCGCGGCTCTTTAAAAATGGCCGGCAACTGGCCGCCTGGCTAGGTTTGGTGCCGCGCCAGCACTCCAGCGGGGGCAAGGCCACGCTGCTGGGGATCAGCAAGCGCGGCGATGGGTACCTGCGCAAGCTCCTGCTCTTGGGCGCGCAGTCGGTGCTGATCCGAGCGCGCGCCCAGGCCGATCGAACGACCTGGCTAGGCCAACTGCTTGTGCGCCGCCCGCTCAATGTGGTGGCCATCGCGCTGGCCAATAAAAATGCGCGCATCGCCTGGGCTCTGATGGCGTACGACACGCCCTACGACCCTGGGCATACGCTGAGCCGGGCCCGCTAG